One Streptomyces sp. NBC_01217 genomic region harbors:
- a CDS encoding FAD-dependent monooxygenase: MPASAPPTTAVLIVGSGPTGLTLACDLARRSIDVRIIDKSPEFPRSSRAKGPNLRSLEVLEDLGVVDRILAAGSAPLPMRKYRNGLPIADSDPFAASHPTPDAPYDRPRLIAQWRLEEILRERLAEYGVRVELGSEATALTAKPDSVTVALADGRSIEARYVVGCDGAHSAVRKLLGIRFEGKTTEEQAMVCGDVEVEGLDRGHWHQWFDEDGAVMLCPIPGTRSGWWFQAGPERDREGAPVPPSLESFRRLFAKHTGLPAAHLTQATLLSTYRVNERMADHYRVDRVLLAGDAAHVHSVAGGLGMNTGIQDAFNLGWKLARVVDGQADPGLLDTYEEERLPVASWTLDITSERLRVTLDAIRKPGGGLDAAATAETMGLGLGYRWSSLSPAGSTTRLRAGDRAPDAPCRDTATGAPKRLFEAFAGPHFTLLGFGPGTADALRAAEAAYAGTVRTYGVDAGARHGLTDEAAHARTAYGIEKGTDTLVLVRPDNHVALIAPAADGRTVLNYLSHLDHMDHPDHPAGTAFRRL, from the coding sequence ATGCCCGCATCCGCGCCGCCCACCACCGCCGTACTGATCGTCGGCTCGGGCCCGACCGGCCTGACCCTGGCCTGCGATCTGGCCCGCCGCTCCATCGACGTACGGATCATCGACAAGTCCCCGGAATTTCCGCGCAGTTCACGGGCCAAGGGCCCCAACCTCCGTTCGCTGGAGGTCCTGGAGGACCTCGGCGTCGTGGACAGGATCCTGGCCGCGGGCTCGGCGCCGCTGCCCATGCGCAAGTACCGCAACGGGCTGCCGATCGCCGACAGCGACCCGTTCGCGGCATCGCATCCGACGCCGGACGCCCCGTACGACCGGCCGCGGCTGATCGCCCAGTGGCGGCTGGAGGAGATCCTGCGGGAGCGCCTTGCGGAGTACGGCGTACGCGTCGAACTCGGCTCGGAGGCAACGGCGTTGACGGCGAAACCCGACTCGGTGACCGTCGCGCTCGCCGACGGCCGGAGCATCGAGGCACGGTACGTGGTGGGCTGCGACGGGGCCCACAGCGCGGTACGCAAGCTGCTCGGCATCCGGTTCGAGGGGAAGACGACCGAGGAGCAGGCGATGGTCTGCGGGGACGTGGAGGTGGAGGGCCTCGACCGCGGCCACTGGCACCAGTGGTTCGACGAGGACGGCGCCGTGATGCTGTGCCCGATCCCGGGTACGCGGTCGGGCTGGTGGTTCCAGGCGGGGCCGGAGCGGGACCGGGAGGGAGCTCCCGTACCGCCCTCACTGGAGAGCTTCCGCCGGCTCTTCGCCAAGCACACCGGACTGCCGGCCGCCCACCTCACACAGGCCACCCTGCTGTCCACGTACAGGGTCAACGAGCGCATGGCGGACCACTACCGGGTGGACCGCGTGCTGCTGGCCGGGGACGCCGCGCACGTGCACTCGGTCGCGGGCGGGCTGGGCATGAACACCGGGATCCAGGACGCGTTCAACCTGGGCTGGAAGCTCGCCCGGGTCGTCGACGGCCAGGCGGATCCCGGCCTGCTGGACACATACGAGGAGGAGCGGTTGCCCGTGGCCTCCTGGACGCTCGACATCACCTCCGAGCGGCTGCGGGTCACGCTCGACGCGATCCGGAAGCCGGGCGGCGGCCTGGACGCGGCGGCCACCGCAGAGACCATGGGCCTGGGCCTGGGCTACCGCTGGAGCTCACTCTCCCCCGCGGGCTCCACCACCCGCCTGCGAGCCGGTGACCGCGCCCCGGACGCCCCCTGCCGCGACACCGCGACGGGCGCGCCGAAGCGCCTGTTCGAGGCGTTCGCCGGGCCGCACTTCACCCTTCTGGGCTTCGGGCCTGGAACGGCGGACGCGCTGCGGGCGGCGGAGGCGGCGTACGCGGGCACGGTACGGACGTACGGAGTGGACGCGGGAGCTCGGCACGGCCTGACCGACGAGGCGGCCCACGCCCGTACGGCGTACGGCATCGAGAAGGGCACCGACACCCTCGTCCTGGTCCGCCCGGACAACCACGTGGCCCTGATCGCCCCGGCGGCCGACGGCCGAACGGTCTTGAACTACCTGAGCCACCTGGACCACATGGACCACCCGGACCACCCGGCCGGTACGGCATTCAGGCGGCTTTGA
- a CDS encoding winged helix-turn-helix transcriptional regulator, with product MEVGTSKSPSHIKGTEDVKGTEDAAELIGDPDPFQWDTREGCEVRQILDRVADKWSLLVIALLDRRRLRFTQLRREIDGISQRMLTVTLRQLERDGLVERTVHAVVPPRVEYELTPLGGTLHTTIRALVTWTEEHQGEIAVARAAYDAREAAGA from the coding sequence ATGGAAGTAGGCACTTCGAAGTCACCGAGTCACATCAAAGGCACCGAGGACGTCAAAGGCACCGAGGACGCGGCCGAGCTGATCGGCGACCCCGACCCGTTCCAGTGGGACACCCGCGAGGGCTGCGAGGTGCGGCAGATCCTCGACCGGGTCGCCGACAAGTGGTCACTGCTCGTCATCGCCCTGCTGGACCGGCGCAGGCTCCGCTTCACCCAGCTGCGCCGCGAGATCGACGGCATCAGCCAGCGGATGCTGACGGTCACGCTGCGCCAACTGGAGCGCGACGGACTGGTCGAGCGGACGGTCCACGCGGTGGTGCCACCGCGCGTGGAGTACGAGCTGACGCCGCTCGGCGGCACGCTGCACACCACGATCCGGGCGCTCGTCACCTGGACCGAGGAGCACCAGGGCGAGATCGCGGTGGCGCGCGCCGCCTACGACGCCCGCGAGGCCGCGGGTGCGTAG